From the genome of Leptodactylus fuscus isolate aLepFus1 chromosome 1, aLepFus1.hap2, whole genome shotgun sequence, one region includes:
- the LOC142210126 gene encoding programmed cell death 1 ligand 1-like, translating to MAGHNNFLLAMILGMCCTIINGLFTVEARTSHYIAEYGGNVSMECQFTLDPGTHVKNLQVLWKHNIDKLKSVEVVKYINGKDIEILQGTNYSARVKLLSNELHKGRAILHISNIKRTDAGQYSCIISSHGSDYKVINLDVQAPYKKIIKQVRNVFNSSGDAVKEVSCQSFGYPKAKVTWMVDKENLTEVYNISYTLTPDKLFNVTSVVRIPAKSNRALTCTFWNEISCNATSLTFNVSENSATERSQEWRLLFSSLAIIIVIVFLLAVVYVSGQWKMFYQKRAGFHDNICTNETSTSEYSTVNLRNNSEIIIIDAESTVTRLLNTS from the exons ATGGCTGGACATAACAATTTTCTGCTTGCCATGATTTTGGGGATGTGCTGCACCATTATAAATG GGTTATTTACAGTGGAGGCCAGAACATCTCATTACATTGCAGAGTATGGGGGCAATGTCTCCATGGAATGTCAATTCACATTGGACCCAGGAACTCATGTTAAAAATTTACAAGTTTTATGGAAACACAACATAGACAAATTGAAAAGTGTAGAAGTAGTGAAGTACATAAATGGCAAAGATATTGAAATATTGCAAGGCACAAACTACAGTGCTCGTGTAAAGCTTTTATCAAATGAACTGCATAAGGGCCGTGCAATTCTTCACATCAGTAATATAAAGAGGACTGATGCAGGTCAATATTCCTGCATTATATCTTCTCATGGATCAGACTATAAAGTGATAAATCTGGACGTGCAAG CGCCATAcaagaaaataataaaacaagtCAGAAATGTGTTTAATTCATCTGGAGACGCAGTCAAGGAAGTTTCTTGTCAGTCATTTGGATATCCAAAGGCCAAGGTTACCTGGATGGTAGACAAAGAGAATCTTACTGAGGTCTACAACATCAGCTACACACTAACTCCTGACAAATTGTTCAATGTTACCAGTGTAGTCAGAATCCCAGCCAAATCTAATAGAGCACTAACTTGCACCTTCTGGAATGAAATCAGTTGCAATGCAACATCTCTCACTTTCAATGTATCAG AAAATTCAGCAACTGAAAGATCTCAAGAATGGAGATTGTTATTTTCCAGTTTGGCAATAATAATTGTAATAGTTTTTCTCTTGGCAGTAGTTTATG TTTCAGGACAATGGAAAATGTTTTATCAGAAAAGGGCTGGCTTTCACGACAACATATGTACAAATGAGACATCTACAAGCGAATATTCTACAGTAAATCTCAGAAACAATTCTGAGATTATAATTATTG ATGCAGAAAGCACAGTCACAAGACTCCTGAATACTTCATGA